GATGACCACCGCCGTCCTGCTCGCCGGCGGGCTGGCGTTACCGGCGATCGCATCGGCCGAACCCGAACCCGATGCCCAGACATCATTGGCGAACTCACCATCGCTGAGCCTGCGCGTACTCGGTGGTGATCCCACCATCACGCTGTACGGCGCCGAAGGCATGCAGACGGTGTCGATCCCGGTGCAGGCCGGGCTGCTACCCACCGAATTGAACGTGACCGCGCGCCTGCCGGTCAACGCGCTGGGCGGCACGATCGAGGTCGTCCAGGACGACCGCGTCGTCTCGCGGGTGCCGCTTCCCGCCGATGACGGCCGGTTCGCGATCCCGCTGATCGGCGCCCGGGTCGTCGACAGCGCGGTGACCGTGCAACTACACAGTTTCCTCACCCTGCCGGAAGGCAATTGCGTTTTCGAGGCCGACAATCCGCTGCGCCTGGGCGATGCCGAAGTCCGGTATGCAGGCCAAGAGGTGGCGCCGGTCGCGGTGGCGGACTTCCTGCCACCGATACTGCGCAAACTGACGATCTTCGTTCCGCGCGAGCCGTCTTCGGCCGAATCCGATGCGGCGCTGAAACTTGCCACGGCCACCGTCGCCCGGTACGGCACCCAGCGTATCGAGGTCGAGCTCGTGGAGAACGACGGCGCCGCGGTGCCCGCGCCCCAGCCTCTTGAGCGTCAGATCGTCGTGCGCGAAGGTGGCGAGGCGCGGCTCGCGCTGACCGGGACCAACGCGGTGCGCGCGCTGTCGGTCTCGGGTAGCGCGGGCGATCTGGCCAACCAGACTCGGTTGTTGTCCAGCGACCTGGCCCGGCTGGCCGTCCAGTCCGCCGCGGTCGTCGGCCCGCTGTCCGCCGCACCCGTCCTGCCCAGCGATCACACCACCATCCGGGGGCTCGGCCAGCCCGGCGTCAACGCCACCGCGTTGGTCAACCCCAAGGTGACCATCCCGCTGGACCAGACCCGGCTGGGCCGCGCGGTCCAGGATGTGCGGGTGCATCTGCAGGGCTCCTACACCCCGCTCCCGTCCGGCCTCGCCGGCCAGGTCGTGGTCAGTGTGCGCGGGGAGGTGCTCGACCGGTGGCCGACCGAGTCCGCCGGTGCGATCGATCGCTGGGTGAATGTGCCCAACCGGCTGCTGGAGCGGTACACGAACCTGGACGTGGAGGTGAACGCCGCGGGCAACACCGGCCGGTGCGGTGAGTTCCAGCCCATCACGCTGACGATCGACGGTGAGAGCGCGGTGGAAAGTGCACCCGCCGATCCGCCCGCACCGCTGGGATTTCAGTCGTTGCCACAGGCGCTGATGCCACGCATCGAGATCGGTATCGGCGACGGATCCTCGGTGGAGTTCGCCGACCTGCGGCGGGCGGTGTCGATCCTGACCGGTCTGCAGCGACTCAGCGGGTTGCCGTTCGACACCGCGGTGGTATCGACCGATGCCGCCATCGCGTCGGCCAACCCGGCGGTCGTGGTGAGCGCCGACGGGTGGGACGCCGCCAACGTGACGTTGCCCGTGGCCGTGAGTTCCGATGGTGTGATCACCGTCGAGAACGTCGACGGCACAGGAAAATCCACCACCCTGGCGCTCGACCCCCAGGTCGGTTTCGGTTCGCTGCAGGCTCTCTACAGCGGGGGACGGACGCTGCTGGTCGCCACATCATCGGATGCACCTGGAGAGCTGGATCGGTTGCTGCAATGGCTGGATACCGACGTCATGCGCTGGTCCGGGGTGCGTGGTAATGCCCTGATCGCGGTGCCCGGCCGGGACGTCATCCAACTGACCACACCCGAGTCCGCACAGCCGGACGCTGCGGCCGACGCCGATCACAGCTCGCGGTACCTGATTGCGGGTGCGGGCGCGACGGCGGTGGTGGTGATCGGGGCGGCGTTGCTGTTGTTACGTGCGCGCCGATCCCGGGGCCCCGCGGACCCGTCGTGACGACGTCGCCACGGCCGGGCGATTGGACCCGGCCATGAAAGTTCGGGAGCTCCTCGACGCGCAGACCGTGACCGAGGAGCAGCGCCAGTACGCGCTGGACACGGCGATCAACGGCCTGCGCGATGACGACCCGCGCGCATCGGCGTCCAAACCATTGCTCGGCTGGCAGAAGCCGGTGCTCCTCACGCTGCTCGCCCTGGTCGTGGCGCTGGCGATCTGGTGGCCGATGCAGACCACCATCGTGCTGATCGGGTTGTGCACGGCCGCCTACCTGGTGACGCTGGGCGACCGGGTGCTGATCTTCCGGCGGGGTTTGGCCTCGCGCCCCATCGCGGTTCCCGACGATGTCGCCCGCGCCATCCCCGACAGCGAGCTACCGCGCTACACCATCCTGGTGCCCGCCTACAACGAGCCGGAGGTGGTCGCCGACCTGATCGGGGCGATGGATGCGCTGGAGTACCCGCGGGACAAGTTGCAGGTACTGCTGCTGTTGGAGGCGGACGATCAGGTGACGATCGATGCCGCCGAGGCTTGCGGCGAATCGGAGATCATCACCATCCTTCTCGTTCCCCCGGCCGACCCGCGGACCAAGCCGAAGGCGTGCAACTACGGCCTGCACTTCGCCACCGGGGACATCGTCACCATCTTCGACGCCGAAGACTTGCCGGAACCGCTGCAGTTGCGCCGGGTCGTCGCGGCGTTCCGCGATCTGCCCGACGACGTGGCCTGCATACAGGCCAAGTTGGTCTATCACAACGGGCAGCAGAATCTGCTGACCGCGTGGTTCACCGCCGAGTACGGTCTCTGGTTCGGTTATCTGCTGCCCGGCATGATGGTCAGCACCTCGCCGATACCGTTGGGCGGCACCTCCAATCATCTGCGCCGCGATGTGCTGGTCGACATCGGGGCATGGGATCCCTTCAACGTCACCGAGGATGCCGATCTGGGATTGCGCATCGCGGCGCACGGGATGCGCACCGCGGTCATCGACTCCTACACGCTGGAGGAGGCCAACAGCGACCCGATCAACTGGATCCGGCAGCGGTCCCGTTGGTACAAGGGCTATCTGCAGACCTGGCTGGTGCACATCCGCAGACCGGTGCAGCTGTACCGCACGCTGGGACTGCGCGCCTTCATCCGGTTCACGCTGGTGCTCGCGGGCACACCGATCATCGCGGTGCTCAACCTGTTGTTCTGGTTCATCACGGCGTTGTGGTTCCTCGGGCAGCCAGCGGTGGTCGGCAGTGTCTTCCCTCCGCTGATCTACTTTCCGGCGCTCGTCGCCATGATCATCGGCAACTTCACCGTGATGTACATGAACATGATCGCGCTGCGCGAGGACGACCGGGCCGACCTGCTCCACGCGGCGCTCACGGTGCCGATCTTCTGGGTGATGATGAGTATCGCCGCCGCCAAGGGCTGCTATCAGATGATCCGGCAACCGTCGTTCTGGGAGAAGACCTTCCACGGACTTGCCGAGAAGCCCGACGAGAAGACCGCCCACGAAAACGTGGTCGGGTCGGCGTGACGAACCGTCGGCTGAAATTCGCCATCTTCGCCTTGACCGGGATCGTGTATCTCGGAGTCGGCTGGTGGCTGCAGATCCGGCACGGCTACATCATGGGCGACACGTTGTCCCGGGTGGCATCGACACAGGCAGTGTTGTTCAGCCGCGATCCGCACCTGGCGGCCATCGGATTCATCTTCACCCCGGTGGCGGCGATGGTGCAGATCCCGGCCATGCTCTTCAGCGACGTCTGGACCGAGCTCGCCGAACACGCGTACTCCGGCACCCTGATGTCGAGCGTGTTCATGGCGGGAGCGGCGGTACAGATCTTCAGCATGGGCTCCGATCGCAGTCTGCCGCGGTGGTATTCGCTGACGATCACCGCGCTGTTCGCCCTGAACCCGATGATCGTGTTCTACGGATCCAACGGGATGAGCGAGGCTCCGTTCATCTTCTTCATGACCTGGGCGGTGCGCCGGCTCATCATGTGGATGGTCGACGACGACGTGCACCATCTGGTCGCGGCGGGCGGTGTCGCGATGGGGTTGGCCTATCTGACGCGCTACGACGCATTGGCATCGATCGGCGCGGCCGGCGTGATCGTCGGTGTCACGACCTATCTGCGGGCTCGGACCTCACCGCGGGTGCGGCGGGCCGTGCTGGACGTGTTGATCGTCAGCGGACCCGGCGTGGCGGCATTCCTGGGCTGGGCCGCGGCGGGCTGGTTGATCACCGGGGAAGCGTTTGCCCAATTCACCTCGCAGTACGGGAACACCGCGATCCTGGAACAGTCCGGCCAGACCGCACCGAACTTCGCCGAGGGCATCGGGTTCGCCGCCGTATGCGTCATGCTGCTCGCCCCGACGCTGATTCCGCTGCTGCTGTGGGCGACCATGCAACGCTGGGGCACGCCACGATGGACGATGCTGGTGGTGCCGCTGGGGATGTTCGGTGCGGTGTTGGGATTCCAGGCATTCAGTTATGCGAACGGATCGACGTTCCCGTTCCTGCGCTTCTTCATCATCGCGATCCCGATGGCGGCGACGCTGGCCTTGCTCGGCGTGCCCGATGGCGCGCTCGCACCGCCGAAACGGCGCGGGCGCTACGCCCCGCACCCTGCTCCCGTGGCGGTCACCCGTCGTCGGTCTCCGGCAGTGTATGTCGCGGTCGCCGCGACGCTGGCCGTCGGCATCCCGGTCACGGTGTTCGGGATGGGTCAAGCGGATTACGCGCCGCAGGAATACGGTCTCGGGGCTGTGCTGAACCCTCAACCCGACGATGTCAGCGCGCACAAGGCCGTCGAGCACCGCATCGCCCGAACCTTCCGCACCGAGCGGCGGATCGCCGAATATCTGGATTCCCTCGGCTTGCCCGACAGCTCGGTCATCACCGATACCGTCTACGGATTCGGCGTGCTGGCCGCCACCGACCGGCCCAAGGTTTTCGTCATCCCGTCCGACCCGGATTTCACCGAACTGCTCAACGATCCGTCCGGCCGCGGCATCAAGTATCTGTTGACGGTGCCACCGATCGGCCGAGGTGCCTCGGATGCGCTCAATCTGCGGTATCCGACGCTGTATGACACCGGTGCCGAAGTGGCGACATTGGAGCTGGAGATTCCCAATGACGGCGACGGGCAGCCCGATTGGCGGTTGTACCGGGTGAACGAACCGGCCTGAGACCGATTGCGGCGCGATGCGTGCGGCGCGGGTGTACTCTCCGGTCGATGCCGATCCCCAGGAGGGCCGATGACCGCTGAATTCAAGGGCAAGATCGCACTCGACATTCGCGATTCGGAACCGGACTGGGGCCCGTACGCCGCACCCACCGCACCCGCGGATGCGCCCAACGTCATGTATCTGGTCTGGGACGATATCGGCATTGCGACCTGGGATTGCTTCGGCGGTCTTGTCGAGATGCCCGCCATGAGCCGGATCGCGGACAAGGGCGTGCGGTTGTCGCAGTTCCACACGACCGCATTGTGTTCGCCGACGCGCGCCGCACTGCTCACCGGTCGCAATGCGACCACGGTCGGCATGGCCACCATCGAGGAGTTCACCGACGGATTCCCCAACTGTAACGGCCGCATCCCCCGCGACACCGCGTTGTTGTCGGAGGTGTTGGCCGAACACGGTTACAACACCTACGCCGTCGGGAAGTGGCATCTGACACCGTTGGAGGAATCCAACCTGGCCGCCACCAAACGGCATTGGCCGCTGGGGCGCGGCTTCGAACGCTTTTACGGGTTCATGGGCGGCGAGACCGACCAGTGGTATCCGGATCTGGTGTACGACAACCACCCTGTCACCCCGCCGGCCACCCCGGAGCAGGGTTATCACCTGTCGAAGGACCTGGCGGACAAGACCATCGAATTCATCAGGGACTCCAAGGCCATCGCCCCGGACAAGCCGTGGTTCACCTATCTGTGCCCCGGCGCCGGGCACGCACCGCACCATGTGTTCGAGGAGTGGGCGGACAGATACGCGGGCACCTTCGACATGGGGTACGAGAAGTACCGGGATATCGTGCTGGCCAACCAGAAGCGGCTCGGCATCGTTCCGCCGGACACCGAGCTTTCGCCGATGAATCCCTACCTCGATGTCACCGGACCCGGGGGAGCGGCCTGGCCGGCGCAGGACACGGTGCGCCCGTGGGACAGCCTCGACGACGAGGAGAAGCGGTTGTTCTCCCGGATGGCCGAGGTGTTCGCCGGCTTCCTGTCCTACACGGACGCCCAGATCGGCCGCGTGCTGGACTATCTCGAAGAATCCGGTCAGCTGGACAACACCATCATCGTCGTCATCTCCGACAACGGGGCCAGCGGCGAGGGCGGGCCGAACGGATCGGTCAACGAGGTGAAGTTCTTCAACGGCTACATCGATACCGTGGCCGAAAGCCTGCGCTTCTACGATCAGCTGGGCGGGCCGCAGACCTACAACCATTACCCGATCGGTTGGGCGATGGCCTTCAACACGCCCTACAAGCTGTTCAAACGCTACGCCTCCCACGAAGGCGGTATCGCCGACAGCGCAATCATCTCCTGGCCCAAGGGAATCGACGCACACGGCGCGGTTCGCGATCAGTACATCAACGTCTGCGATGTCACCCCTACCGTCTACGACCTGCTCGGCATTCCCGAACCGTCCGAGGTCGGCGGTATCGCGCAGAAACCGCTCGACGGTGTGAGTTTCAAGTCCGCCCTCGAGGATCCGAATGCCGTCACCGACAAACGCACACAGTTCTACGCGATGTTGGGTACCAGGGGGATCTGGCACGAGGGGTGGTTCGCCAACACCGTGCACGCGGCCTCGCCGGCGGGGTGGGGGCATTTCGACGATGACCGTTGGGAGTTGTTCCATATCGACTCCGATCGCAGCCAGTGCCGTGACCTGGCGGCCGAGAACCCGGAGAAGTTGGCCGAACTGCAGGAGCTGTGGTTATCCGAGGCGGCGAAGTACAACGGCCTGCCGCTCGGGGATCTGAACATCTTCGAGACGTTCGGGCGATGGCGGCCGCTTCTCGTGGTGGGCCGCACCACGTTCGTCTACTACCCCGACAACGCCGAGGTCGGTCTCGGCGCGGCCGCCGAACTGCGCGGTCAGTCGTTCTCGGTGCTGGCCGAGGTCACGATCGACACCGCCGATGCTGAAGGAGTGCTCTTCAAGCAGGGCGCCGGTCACGGCGGACATGTGCTCTTCGTCCAGAACGGCCATCTGGAGTACGTGTACAACTTCATGGGCGAGGACGAACAACGGGTGACCGCGCGGACACCGATCCCGTTGGGCAGTCATGTGTTCGGCGTCCGATACGAGCGGACCGGCACGGTCGAGGGCAGCCACACCCCGGTGGGGCAGGTATCGCTCTACATCGACGACAGCATCGTCGGTCAGGCC
The sequence above is drawn from the Mycolicibacterium neoaurum VKM Ac-1815D genome and encodes:
- a CDS encoding glycosyltransferase; translated protein: MKVRELLDAQTVTEEQRQYALDTAINGLRDDDPRASASKPLLGWQKPVLLTLLALVVALAIWWPMQTTIVLIGLCTAAYLVTLGDRVLIFRRGLASRPIAVPDDVARAIPDSELPRYTILVPAYNEPEVVADLIGAMDALEYPRDKLQVLLLLEADDQVTIDAAEACGESEIITILLVPPADPRTKPKACNYGLHFATGDIVTIFDAEDLPEPLQLRRVVAAFRDLPDDVACIQAKLVYHNGQQNLLTAWFTAEYGLWFGYLLPGMMVSTSPIPLGGTSNHLRRDVLVDIGAWDPFNVTEDADLGLRIAAHGMRTAVIDSYTLEEANSDPINWIRQRSRWYKGYLQTWLVHIRRPVQLYRTLGLRAFIRFTLVLAGTPIIAVLNLLFWFITALWFLGQPAVVGSVFPPLIYFPALVAMIIGNFTVMYMNMIALREDDRADLLHAALTVPIFWVMMSIAAAKGCYQMIRQPSFWEKTFHGLAEKPDEKTAHENVVGSA
- a CDS encoding arylsulfatase; this translates as MTAEFKGKIALDIRDSEPDWGPYAAPTAPADAPNVMYLVWDDIGIATWDCFGGLVEMPAMSRIADKGVRLSQFHTTALCSPTRAALLTGRNATTVGMATIEEFTDGFPNCNGRIPRDTALLSEVLAEHGYNTYAVGKWHLTPLEESNLAATKRHWPLGRGFERFYGFMGGETDQWYPDLVYDNHPVTPPATPEQGYHLSKDLADKTIEFIRDSKAIAPDKPWFTYLCPGAGHAPHHVFEEWADRYAGTFDMGYEKYRDIVLANQKRLGIVPPDTELSPMNPYLDVTGPGGAAWPAQDTVRPWDSLDDEEKRLFSRMAEVFAGFLSYTDAQIGRVLDYLEESGQLDNTIIVVISDNGASGEGGPNGSVNEVKFFNGYIDTVAESLRFYDQLGGPQTYNHYPIGWAMAFNTPYKLFKRYASHEGGIADSAIISWPKGIDAHGAVRDQYINVCDVTPTVYDLLGIPEPSEVGGIAQKPLDGVSFKSALEDPNAVTDKRTQFYAMLGTRGIWHEGWFANTVHAASPAGWGHFDDDRWELFHIDSDRSQCRDLAAENPEKLAELQELWLSEAAKYNGLPLGDLNIFETFGRWRPLLVVGRTTFVYYPDNAEVGLGAAAELRGQSFSVLAEVTIDTADAEGVLFKQGAGHGGHVLFVQNGHLEYVYNFMGEDEQRVTARTPIPLGSHVFGVRYERTGTVEGSHTPVGQVSLYIDDSIVGQADGVRTHPGSFGLSGGGIKVGSNTGQAVSGAYSAPFAFTGGTIAKAVVDISGTPYLDAERELARAFARD